ACCACAGATTTGACAATGtatgtaacaatttatttctCAGATATATCAGCATCAACATTATTatctttctatttatttcattctAGCTGAAGTTATAATATGACAGTGCactctttttatattaatttattaatgtgaccttataaatagtatttattacaaaaagaaatgtattttgtatGAGACAACTTATGAATTGTTTCAAATATCTATTGAGTGCAGAAATTTTGTTGTATATgggtttgcaataaaacttacgAGATGTACATCGATCCACTCAGAATTTATTGTTTATAGGTGTAATCATGGACTAATAAggatgattaattaatttatataaattatttagtgtttAACCTACTTGTAAAATAGGTTGTTATCAAATTTAATTGAGGAATGATAATTTTGgtatttctaaaaatatcttaCGATTAACTTATGCACTATGTCTCTTGAGTAGACAGAATCCCAAACCATTGTTTAGTGAAAAAACCAGCATGTGTCTGTATGCAGCACATTGTCATGTTAATaagtacttattttataaatgtgcaaAATCAAGTATGgcacaaaattactaaaattaagtaGACTATATGcagtagtttaattaattaattgtaatacttttccTAATTTACAAAAGTAGGTAATCAAagaatgtttgatttttttaaaatacacctaatattttattttacaaactttgatCTCTTTGCATAGATAAAATGCAGACTAAAGTTTATAAATGAGAAGACAAACTAGTTTCCATCTATTTCTGGAtggtatgaaatatatttatggggTCAGTCAGTATTGAAGCTAATGTACtgaatttatcataatttaagtttatattccTTGCAAACATTAtcaatgtttctttatttatgtttttaagttcTAAGACAAGTCCAAGGCATTGCTAAAGCAGGGGTAAGACTTTGGCATTGGACTTAGAGTCTGTGTTAAAAATACTGAAAGTTTAAATcctatatgtaaaatattactaaaatacagtacagtaccatcacaaatttttcattattatgtcTTTTTTACCATGCAAACCATTGTTTTCTAAAATAGaatgattgtatttattgtagTAAAGACTtccatttttatacttttatgtttttaaattttgtttatatgatATAGGAACTTTAGTTTATCTTacatgtattttttctttttaaatgttttatatattatttttatcctccCATTCTGTATTTAAACAGTTGTTTCTCTGTATGATTTGAGACTCATTAATTTTTGGCTTTTAcagttgtacatttatttttatagctaGATTGTTTATGAATCTTTAGTACAAAATTATACTACTCTTTGCATTCCTGCATCAACATGTTGACTGTAGCAGACACCATAGTGCACCATACACTACTAAGATTAGCTACCTACTCAATATCATTCAGTATAGAGCTACAGTGAAggcgttaaaaataaatattcaccaaTATGTAAAGATTGTCcagtctattttttaaattttatcctcCAGccattataacttaaaatactattttaactaACACgttttacatttaagattttccactGACCCTTAAAGGAAGTAGGTCTTCCCTGACGATTTGAGTATGGtcatttgttaatttaaaagttgtttttagttttatgtttctCTTGCAACATAAGCTAAACCAAATCGTAAGTGTTAAGCCCTCGAATTTTTTCTTAACATGCTTAATTACAAACATTGACTTTATTATACATTTGGATCAAATGTGATAAATAACAGGTATATACAAtaaagtaacataatttttaaaatttcttacggTGGGAATATTTGTTTACTCTTGAAGAATGGTTACTCCTTGTTAACAATTCCTACTGAGTCATTATCACAGGCTAAACCGGTTCTAACATAATCTGATGATGCAGGCAGCAGGCAGGCACCAGTGTAGCTATCTGATACAGCTGCAGAAGCAAGAGTTCATCATGCAGGGAGGAGACAAGACCTGGCTCAAAGGGCTGGCTTACACCCCCCAGAAGCTGAGGAATCTGTACGAGATCAACAAGATCCTGGCTCACAGACCGTGGCTCCTCAACAAGTCTCACATACAGGTGAGCACAGTGAAGATGCCGACTATGTAACTCTAGACAAAGAACCATTACcataatgaatatattattaagttcatcAAATTGATTTGTTATAAACTTTTCAACGTCAAAGCTTATAAACTAACTTTTTTCTTTTCAAGTCATTTCTTGGAGGTTAAAGAAATGGGAAATCAATGACAAATTaagtttgtagtttttaattaaaaacaaatgtttataaaaagcaTTTTCTTGGATGAAAAAATCAACATGTTCCTAACTTTAAGAAGtacaaaatacaaagtaaaacattGATTAGGTGTCACAGATGTATTTGTGAGATGCCAATACACGTGTGTTTAATTTaggaaataacaaattaataaaatattataaaactaaaaactattaaaaatattacagaatggctaatatttagtttttttttttatagtaaaagcaGTATAGTAAATGATCAATTTGTTAAATAGGAtgccaaaatttatattttctatgtgTTTCAAGTGCCATTAATTTGTGTAGAAACTGACGAAAGGCTCGAACAACTGGTCGCTGTCAGAGGTGGTGCATGCCATCGTGTTGCTAGTCCACTTCCACTGCCTGTGCAGCTTTGTTTGTGGCTGCGGTGTGCGTGAGGAGCTGGACCACACACCGACGTCTGAGCGCACACAGGAGTATGCCACACAGCAGGACACCGGTGAGCCTGAGGCAGGGGTGGGTGTGGACACGCTCATGCAGCGCATGAAGACTCTGTCTGAGCAGACGGAGGAGTTCAGTGCGGAGGAACGAGCTAAGAGGTTTGAGCGTGTCGAACGTCAGAGCGTGGAATTGGGGACAAGTGCTGGACTTAGGGTCAGACCTAGCATCGAACACTTTGTGGAAGACCCAAGCTTCATGTATGAGGACTTTGCTCGCCGCGGGGAGGACTCACCAATACCCACCTTCAGGGTCCAGGTCAGTTTTTCAATCTTTGTTCTATTAGTTTTAAGAGCCAGCTGTACTGGCAACCATCTTGATTGTAATCATATAAGAACAATggtaaacctcatgcacttttacgaGCTTGTCGTAGAGTTATGGTGTGGAAGATGTTTCATTTCAAACATATAATAAGTATCCAAATAAGCCTTTTAGTTTTCCAGATATTTGTGTAAGTAGTTCAGGaaaaaatctcaattttttttgtatttcatcatttaaatattcaaaaaatgaaCACTTCACAAAAAGTCTAAAACACATTTGGATGCATATCCAAAAACTTTGGATTTGgataaaaaatgtgtgtaaaaagaaaaagaatgaatggaaaattaaatatcagtTATTGGCCATGATAGAGTAAAAtagtaaagtgttttaaaaacatctgGTCATTGACATCAATGTTGGTAAATAATTGGTTTACCATCTCATCATTTGGTTTACATCTCAAAATGTTTACAGATAATGTTCATAGTTTTCAATTGTGTAACAGTAACTTTGTTGAAGTAAGTTTAGCACGATAATCACTTCTATAATTTCTAGCTCATTCAAACAACACAAGATATTTACACAAGGCTTTATAAGTTCTTTAGCCAGTctcaactaataaaaatatttaatttgggtGCCATTCCaatgtgtacaatattttatctcttaaatgtctcaatacaaataaaaaattacatgagttttagaaatttcaagtgaatttttgaaaaggaatggttatatcTAAGTTATTATTCATCATAGACCaaaatagaaatgtttataataatagtcATCCCATATGATCCCTTTCTGTGCAGGACTATTCGTGGGATGACCAGGGATACTCCCTGGTGAACCGTCTGTACAATGATGTTGGAAACCTGCTGGACGATAAGTTCAAGACTGCATACAACATGACCTACTACACCATGGGCGATCGTAGAGATGTCGACACTTCTCGCTTCAGACGAGCTATCTGGAACTACATCCAGTGTATGTTCGGAATCAGGTCAGTTGATTTGCTACCTATTATACCAAATCAGCCGATGGTAGAAAAGGTTTTTTGACTGTTGATTacagacatttttcattattgcaTTGCAAAATCTTGTATTGCTTGGTCCTATTAATGTATTAGAACAATATTTGCCTATCAAGGTAACAATTTCTTGTGTCATCCCAATTTTTCAGTAATCTGAAAACCGTGTTGTAGGATAGACCACTGAAATCTGTGATCTACACCTACCTGTAGAGATCCAGTAAGATCGAAACACGGAGTACAAGTGATAGAGCAGTCCTGTTTCTACgcaataaatagaattccaacaACCCTATTCAATAAAGCtactataaaactaattttgttttttatactagTTCTAGAGCATTTAAAACATATTCCTTTGCCTTAATGGACATTCCAATTGAGCATATTATGGgcacaaattaattataaatctacATTCCATACACTATAGTTTACccaaaatctataaaaatgtccatattaaacttttatatcagTTGTCCTGCAATTGAACTGTTACAAAAgatgttttaactttattttttatggaatgtTATGTAAAGAAATGTCAAGAAAAACCAGGATTTTATCctagaaaaacaaatatatgtttttgtggATACAAAGTAATCCACAATAATAACAAACTATAGGAAGTGTTTTAAAGATCAACATACTTATATgaaaagttatttgaaacaaGATGAAGTATTTTCCctaactaaaatttacaattgtCAAGTTTTACTTATGTTTAACTAACAAAATTGTATAACTAAATGTAATGAGTATACAAGAGTTTGTGGGCTTTGACATTTCTTATGTATGCAGGCACGATGATTACGACTATGGGGAAGTGAATCAGTTGCTGGAGCGTTCTCTCAAATCCTTCATCAAATCCACTTGCTGTTTTCCCGAGCGCATCACGCGGGCCGACTACGACCGTGTTCTGCGAGAGTTCAAGCACAGTGAAAAGGTACCAATTTCCTGATATTCTATcagttatatttttctattattttcgatCTCTTTAGACAGGCGTGGACTTCAGATTCCAACAGTCAGATccgtgacagtgtcagatttcagacactgcactaagcagaagATGAAATATAGCTTACCTATTAAGATTAGATTGGGGGGAAAGTaagttagtaaattaatttaggTGACAAATTCCAAGTTTATTCATTTTAAGTTATGAGTTTTGGTGAAAGTTTCATGTCAGGATAACATTTGGTAGTCTTTACTTTAATGTTCAGGCTAACACGActtatatgtttagttaatttaaaaccaatactgTGATCAtgatgttataattaattaattattatatggaTGCTATTAATAAGATGATAATTTTTTAGGTCCATGTAAACATCATGGTGTTAGAAGCCCGGATGCAGGCTGAGCTTCTGTATGCACTGCGCGCAGTCATGCGCCACATGACGTAACATGTGCACGCCAACTTGCGTTGGGACTATTTTAATCAACATGATCTAAGATTAGTAGGTTATGTGTTAATAATGTGtaagttttaatatgtaaacaTGAGAATTTGTGATCTAAGATATAAGCCTGCAATGCAAAGATGTTTTGTACTGCAAAGATTTATGGTTAGGATTGGATTTGACGGGCTCATATTTTTGCCATActctgtttaaaaaaagtatcgTTATGTTACACCAATCAGTATGCTCATATGTTTAGTGAAGATTGATTCAATCACAAATTAGGTAATTGTATCTGAGCACATAATATTGTACTTCATCTTATGGTAAGAACAAATTCTTCTCATTACATTCTACATATAATGAACCAGTATAtttcatttctaatttatatCGAATTACAATGTTTTAGCTTAAAGTAGTAATGCATTGAAGacatttatgtataaaaccaaattgtataatcaatattttaatgtattattaaattttattggaaatttatttatattaacttatttactattaatattagtTATCAGAATTTTAGAATGAAACAGTGATATAGAGTAAAAATGTTATAGCATGAGCGGTGTCACCTTTagccatttttattatatttaaaaaatacattgattattaaaatttgtcattgCAACATTTCTTCTCTAATATTACcattatattgtgtttatttttgagaTACAATACTTTAActcaatttttgttttgataaagtTCTACATTTATAACAGTTCTAACATTTAactgaaaataaagtaatttcttatgataggaaattttatatattttttatgacataatTGGTGTTATTTGCATAATCTTaaacacatcaaaataaataattcaaaacaatgtaccaaaagaaacaaattattattgtttgaaatcTTCCAAGTATCTGATTATCCTACGTTTTCACAATTTCTCTTCAATGAGACAATATCGTtccattatttattatcaatcaATTTTGCTCACTCCATATCAGAATATGAAACAGAATGAAGTGTACAATTAGGACCTGTAATACTGCTATTGACATGTTTCAAATTTGGTCTTAAAATTCATTGTCGAAGAGAAGATTTTGAAACTAACAAAGATACTTTGGATGCAGTAgtattacatattagtttttaagataggAACAagtgtgttttaaatattcagaGGACTTTGCCAGTAGTTGCTTGATCTCATCATTACAAGTACATTTTCATTAGTTTAAGTACCTTAAGgagtatttatattattctacttGAGCTTTTTGATCTACGATCTGTCTGAAGGAGCAGTAACACAAATATATTCTCAGTaatgaatttttttctgtttttggttttttatttataaaaaattgtttttgtccAGTGTTGTTTTAAAGTACAAGTTGGCTGTAAAGTAACTccatatttcctttaaaaatgtatatacatttaactAATTCcagaaacaaattaaatcaaacatttaagcagggattaatataatgtattacacaAATTCAACTTATATGTCACACATTTTCAACTgattatgaacaaaatataatggaACATTATTAAGATAATATCTTATTGCAGGTTTAAAATCCTGAAGGGCCTTATGTAAACTTCTTCTATATGAAGTAGTCCACCCTCACATAAATCTTAAAATCAAGACAGGATATTGTGATGGTCAGTAACAGGGCCGTACTTAGCTTGGCAGGCTGTGGAAAAGATATTAGCCCCTTCATGTACCACCAGGGTAAAATTGTCTGAACTGGTCTGGTCAGTTATATAAGCCAGCTTAAACCAGTGTACAAGTTATTCTGAACAGTTGGCTTGTAATATGCTGTCACTCCATCTTGtataaacattactaatatatatcCCCCAGTGAAGCTTCTGGCCACAAACAAAATGcctgtacaatattaaaatacatgttacaaCTCATAGTATAACGTAAAATGAATGGTAAAGAAATTTATTAGATACAAACCCACACTATATTTAAAGTTGAGACCTTGTTTCTATTCTGTCACTGCTAAACATGGAACAGAGCTTCACCTGACCGGAAAATGTTACTAAGGAGCATTGCTCCTCCCAAGCAGCGTTCCCTTTGAGAATCCAATGTGAATGTCACAGTCCTCATCAAACAGTTGCTACCTATAATTAAGTCTCTAAGGTTGGAATTTTGTTGTTTCTAATCTTATCAACCATAtacctattaaatataaattctcttGCGCCCTGTCATATTGACTTCTTGGGTTTCACTCAAACATAGCGTAAcctacattcaaattttcatgaTTGTTTATTGATAAACTTCTGGATCTGTTCTTATTTCTAACACtaccaattttaaacatttactatgaCAATGTTTAATTGGTTTTGCACCAATTGTTGTATTTGTCCAATATTGTTATCTCCACAATCTCTGGCCCTGAACAGACTCCCACACTTAATCTTGAGACAATGTTTAACATGAGCCTAAGAATAGTAGTAAACAACTTTTAATCAGGTGACAGTAAGTCACTGAAACTCACACAAACCAaatggaattttaataattaacatttaaatttcgaAGTGTCTTTACAGCCTCCATGAAGTAATGTATGATTGTTccaataattaatatactaaattaaataaaaactaattgcaTTTTCCAAGAAAGTATGTaggtaaaataaaagaaatccaaTGCAGTGTTTGAATTGACATTTATTTCCGACTACATTAAATATTAGGACAGGTGTCAAATGTTTTTTCCCgtagtaaaatgttttgaactgaacaattaaatgataatttgAAACATTGTTCAGAAATATGCTATTTGCAAGTCCTCCCCTTCAAGTCAGTCACACATCACAGATGTTTTGTTCGTGTCTGTGATTGAATTTTCATGTGATAGTAGACTCTCATTTAGCTTTACTTTATGGTTACTTTCTCACATCTCCGGTGTTaagtatataacaaaacaaaGCCAAATAGTCAAAGTTAGTATAAAAGctctaaaaataatttgtaaaggaaATTATGGCTGTAGCTTTATTTATTGTCACCGAAAGAAATGTGAGAAGGTTAGGGCAAGCTCCACTCTGAGGGGACATTTTATGTTAAGTTAATCTCatcactattaatatttttatttgttttcaaaatatgttaagatttaagaaattttgtatgtttgaagaATACTGTTAAAGATTTTGTCACTGACACAAATTTTATTGCTGTTACGTTTGTGTACGAATTGCAGTGacactttcaaaaataaaatattttaagtttatagatgAAGTGTCCTTTTCTTTCCTACTTGTCTTTGCAAAACATTTTTGCTGCAGCTTGGaaacattaacaaatttatagGCTGTTATGTACCAGTGCTGTGCTGTGATGTGGGataatgtgcagtcacttttaaaaatgtatcccGAGCATTCCTGAGCTACATGATAGTCATCAGAAGATCTATCTCTTTATCTCTGGGACCACTTCTGAATCACTGAATGTCTCAAAGTTAAAAGTCTACTGGCAAAGTCAGATAGGAAAACAAATCTGCAAATACCAAAGAAATACCAtaagtgtttaaacaaaattgtatggCATTTGGTTGAATATGTTCAAAGATTTTGATAGTTGCTATATAAGACGAGGTTTCCTATATTAGCAGTCATTGCAGCAAATAAGAGGTCTTGGCTTCCATTCAAAAAGTAAATTGCAGATTGTCATCACCAGTAGAGTAGCAATAGAGTAGAGGCTAGTTATACGATGTCATTTGTTGTCATATTACCGTGGTACATTAACTTGTACAATTTCTTGGAAAACGTTAATAACACTAGCAGATATCCACCTCTCAACTCAATAATGCATTACAGAATAGAAGTAAATGTAATAAACCATACTAAGATTAGTTGCATCTTAAAACTCGGTATTTCAAAACATGTTGAAATAtgctttctaaaatataatttccaatttaaattctGATCAAGTGAGACCTACAGGttttatcaatttgttttaaaggtgattcaagattcaagatctttatttgttgttaaacatGATTTACATGCAATAAACATCGTCAGTAATATGAatggcttaaaaaatatttaaactaagaacttcttatttcagtttccttaagcttctttcaatttcttaatttttaataattaattaacaaatttaaatagagtAACAAGAAACTAACAACAagaattaacagaaaatattaacaagattaacagtgaataacaaaacaataacaaaaagccTATAACTAGTGAATTAAAATAATCGagataaaattggtaaaattagtcaacaatttaaaataaactacaacaaatcaacagtaatgaatgtattatcctaatttaaaatctcatatcaCTAGTATCACTTGCCAAATATTGTTCTATAGAATAAAAAGCTTTCTCTTTAAACCAGGTCctcagtacatttttaaatttcaccatGCTGACTGACCAAGCTATTCttggtagtttattaaacaattctatttcaataaatatatgactTTTCTTTGTTTTCTCTAATCTAACACTTAAAACATCTAACTTTCCATTATATCGAGTTGGGTAACTATGTACATCCTGTCTTAGCTGATATTTACTTAGGTTTGCCTTAACTCTTaacaaacaatcataaataaatagacaaggCAGAGTCAttatatgtaattctttaaaaactggGTAGCAAGACTCTCTTTCTGGTATACCCTTAACTACTCTTAGtgcctttttttgccataaaaacacTTGCTTGGCTGCACTACTATTACCCCATAACACCACTCCATACAGTAGATGAGGATGAAAGAATGCATAGTAAGCTGTCAACAGCATCTCTGAACTTACACAGCtttttaatttacgtaataaataaattactctagctaattttttacaaatagtttgaaTATGAAAGTCCCAGCTTAGCCTACTATCTAAATATATACCTAACTGCTtaacaggtttaaaattattgctta
The Homalodisca vitripennis isolate AUS2020 chromosome 4, UT_GWSS_2.1, whole genome shotgun sequence DNA segment above includes these coding regions:
- the LOC124359386 gene encoding sestrin homolog isoform X2; translation: MGHQGNFNTHVLLIDAFLQNNRLDHVTQVMGYHPKYLDVFLRTQNFILRGDGPLPYDYRHYIAIMAAGRHQCSYLIQLQKQEFIMQGGDKTWLKGLAYTPQKLRNLYEINKILAHRPWLLNKSHIQKLTKGSNNWSLSEVVHAIVLLVHFHCLCSFVCGCGVREELDHTPTSERTQEYATQQDTGEPEAGVGVDTLMQRMKTLSEQTEEFSAEERAKRFERVERQSVELGTSAGLRVRPSIEHFVEDPSFMYEDFARRGEDSPIPTFRVQDYSWDDQGYSLVNRLYNDVGNLLDDKFKTAYNMTYYTMGDRRDVDTSRFRRAIWNYIQCMFGIRHDDYDYGEVNQLLERSLKSFIKSTCCFPERITRADYDRVLREFKHSEKVHVNIMVLEARMQAELLYALRAVMRHMT
- the LOC124359386 gene encoding sestrin homolog isoform X1, which encodes MFFNSKSEPETNGVDLNMCVHAAKSDSEVDVDNVDVLSRFSLPLCSRDVKVRETALAAIEHRLDQWLPDCSSMQNGTSIANGAGDHWQQVTLHVPTLLRLSVSCPFRDVRIKCSQILHTISERGFSVPFNTTGQGASSFIPTQELSSWDTVDVQTHVLLIDAFLQNNRLDHVTQVMGYHPKYLDVFLRTQNFILRGDGPLPYDYRHYIAIMAAGRHQCSYLIQLQKQEFIMQGGDKTWLKGLAYTPQKLRNLYEINKILAHRPWLLNKSHIQKLTKGSNNWSLSEVVHAIVLLVHFHCLCSFVCGCGVREELDHTPTSERTQEYATQQDTGEPEAGVGVDTLMQRMKTLSEQTEEFSAEERAKRFERVERQSVELGTSAGLRVRPSIEHFVEDPSFMYEDFARRGEDSPIPTFRVQDYSWDDQGYSLVNRLYNDVGNLLDDKFKTAYNMTYYTMGDRRDVDTSRFRRAIWNYIQCMFGIRHDDYDYGEVNQLLERSLKSFIKSTCCFPERITRADYDRVLREFKHSEKVHVNIMVLEARMQAELLYALRAVMRHMT